In a single window of the Halomicroarcula saliterrae genome:
- a CDS encoding sulfatase-like hydrolase/transferase has protein sequence MGIKRRLINTLPPSAKRALALPYDYYQMRQADKQFAGKSLPNRSAADTAPDHIVCLVVDALRADYVDDETTPFLAGLNRTTATTPGSWTFPAVSSMLAGVYPHEHGGMRQTDEPDDSDGIRLPPRMDDDRVTITEALAGAGYETYGGFGHDTPFVAISGRFDKHRLYHNFSSDADDVLSDYLEWVSGRERTFAFLHLADPHIPLDPPAEYVEKYDVDTAIEGLATWEYKTETDCTGACQRYRDHRQRLYRASVDYVDDAIERFDEGLESTLDDPLLVVTADHGEAHWEHVAFDVEHFDGSGCVDHGGAPYEAVARVPLLTNADWPLDGPISLVDLPATFADVTGIEFDAAAGHSLTETPPSDRLMFTEGSLDGHEKKAVYHGDYKLIASQGHGVEVGYELPDETVVELPLEEHELLTANVPPWPSAEAGETEVAGVVEDRLEQLGYK, from the coding sequence ATGGGTATCAAGCGGCGGCTCATCAACACGCTCCCTCCCTCGGCAAAGCGGGCGCTCGCGCTCCCGTACGACTACTATCAGATGCGGCAGGCGGACAAACAGTTCGCCGGCAAGAGCCTCCCGAACCGCTCGGCGGCCGACACGGCGCCCGACCACATCGTCTGTCTCGTCGTCGACGCCCTGCGCGCGGACTACGTCGACGACGAGACGACGCCGTTCCTCGCCGGCCTCAACCGCACCACGGCGACGACGCCCGGCTCGTGGACCTTCCCCGCGGTCTCGTCGATGCTCGCCGGCGTCTACCCCCACGAACACGGCGGGATGCGCCAGACGGACGAGCCCGACGACTCCGACGGTATCAGGCTCCCACCACGGATGGACGACGACCGGGTGACCATCACCGAGGCCCTCGCCGGCGCGGGCTACGAGACCTACGGCGGGTTCGGCCACGACACGCCCTTCGTCGCCATCTCCGGCCGGTTCGACAAACACCGGCTCTACCACAACTTCAGCTCCGACGCCGACGACGTGCTCTCCGACTATCTGGAGTGGGTCAGCGGCCGCGAGCGCACCTTCGCCTTCCTCCACCTCGCGGACCCCCACATCCCGCTGGACCCGCCCGCGGAGTACGTCGAGAAGTACGACGTCGACACCGCTATCGAGGGGCTGGCAACCTGGGAGTACAAGACCGAGACGGACTGTACGGGCGCGTGTCAGCGCTACCGGGACCACCGACAGCGCCTCTACCGGGCGTCCGTGGACTACGTCGACGACGCCATCGAACGGTTCGACGAGGGGCTGGAATCGACCCTCGACGACCCGCTGCTGGTCGTCACCGCCGACCACGGCGAGGCCCACTGGGAACACGTCGCCTTCGACGTCGAGCACTTCGACGGGTCGGGCTGTGTCGACCACGGCGGCGCGCCCTACGAGGCCGTCGCCCGCGTCCCGCTGCTGACGAACGCCGACTGGCCGCTCGACGGCCCCATCTCGCTCGTCGACCTCCCGGCCACGTTCGCCGACGTGACCGGCATCGAGTTCGACGCGGCCGCCGGCCACTCACTGACCGAGACGCCGCCGTCGGACCGGCTCATGTTCACCGAGGGGAGCCTCGACGGTCACGAGAAGAAGGCCGTCTACCACGGCGACTACAAGCTCATCGCGTCGCAGGGCCACGGCGTCGAGGTCGGCTACGAGCTGCCCGACGAGACGGTCGTCGAACTGCCCCTCGAAGAACACGAGCTACTGACCGCGAACGTCCCACCGTGGCCGTCGGCGGAGGCCGGCGAGACCGAGGTGGCCGGCGTCGTCGAGGACCGCCTCGAACAGCTGGGGTACAAGTAG
- a CDS encoding winged helix-turn-helix transcriptional regulator: protein MSSETFSRDAEGSAEVCPVVESLEQVGSKWRLVVLHELQNGERRFNELKRATEASSRTLSRVLDDLQETGFVERRLEEDAPVATYYRLTPKGESLCPVFDEITAWAEEWLTACEN from the coding sequence ATGTCATCAGAGACGTTCTCACGGGACGCGGAGGGAAGCGCGGAGGTCTGCCCGGTCGTCGAATCGCTCGAACAGGTCGGGTCGAAGTGGCGACTCGTCGTGCTCCACGAGCTCCAGAACGGCGAGCGGCGGTTCAACGAGCTCAAACGTGCGACCGAGGCCAGTTCGCGAACGCTCTCGCGCGTTCTTGACGACCTCCAGGAGACCGGGTTCGTCGAGCGCCGACTGGAGGAGGACGCGCCGGTCGCGACGTACTACCGGCTCACCCCCAAAGGGGAGTCGCTCTGTCCGGTGTTCGACGAGATCACGGCGTGGGCGGAGGAGTGGCTCACCGCCTGTGAGAACTAG
- a CDS encoding DoxX family protein — MAFETAGAAELFLLARVLFGGVLAFTGLNHFLSPEGMIPYAEAKGLPAPAASVYGSGGLLVVSGLLLIVGAYPVVAAGALATFLLVSAVTMHDFWAAPEDQQQDEMTQFLKNVAMAGGAVALLAVAGTAWPYSLGLSVV; from the coding sequence ATGGCCTTCGAGACCGCCGGAGCCGCCGAGCTGTTCCTGCTTGCCCGCGTCCTCTTCGGCGGCGTTCTGGCCTTCACGGGACTGAACCACTTCCTGAGTCCCGAGGGGATGATTCCCTACGCGGAGGCCAAGGGGCTGCCGGCGCCCGCCGCGTCGGTGTACGGTAGCGGCGGGCTGCTCGTCGTCAGCGGGCTCTTGCTCATCGTCGGCGCGTACCCGGTCGTCGCGGCCGGCGCGCTGGCGACTTTCCTGCTGGTTTCGGCGGTCACCATGCACGACTTCTGGGCCGCGCCCGAGGACCAGCAGCAAGACGAGATGACCCAGTTCCTGAAGAACGTCGCGATGGCGGGCGGCGCCGTCGCGCTGCTCGCCGTCGCGGGGACGGCCTGGCCCTACAGTCTCGGGCTCTCCGTCGTCTGA
- a CDS encoding rhomboid family intramembrane serine protease — protein sequence MFQSSLVPPLAAVPVRQLVVVLAVLAVGVAARRLVGDRLAAPLRRRLLLGVPWGTLLTAAGVLAIYLFVQRAFWHADLLVIPFRTWSYFYPVGMLMGPFTHGSVSHVTGNLMGTLVYGTVVEYVWGHYPQRRGESSFGSLRTNPFARILAVPVVMVVVGVFTGVFALGPIVGFSGVVFALAGFALVTRPYLFLGGLLSSQVLGLVYRAILSPEPTVGGSIQYVTPPWANIAIQGHAIGLLAGVFLGTILLYVRSERPDPSKVFFATLVFAVVQGLWAVYLPLGGGRYTLFRWLGTALVFLLALLVAAATIYTDRRALPDFDGGWPSVAGFALLVALAALCLGSVPINSAMLDDGDLPEDGVQVRDYVVTYEEDVRNAYFDSMPLPQTAPSNVTESGVVVASADREIWWVAVSRTQLAVNGRATVVLGGLDWREPVAVNRTGWSVSGNDSVYSVALTPAGRQPETVYQSSPSTVDGTLAGRNVTLRPVGSGFEVAVRENGSVVDRGPVPANLSTRRIGGLTFERNRSRLYAGTNDTRLVVARAQGA from the coding sequence ATGTTCCAGTCGTCGCTGGTGCCGCCGCTCGCCGCCGTGCCCGTCCGCCAGCTGGTCGTCGTCCTCGCCGTGCTCGCGGTGGGGGTCGCCGCCCGGCGCCTCGTCGGTGACCGCCTCGCCGCGCCGCTTCGCCGACGCCTCTTGCTCGGGGTCCCGTGGGGGACGCTGCTGACGGCGGCCGGGGTGCTGGCGATATACCTCTTCGTCCAGCGTGCGTTCTGGCACGCGGACCTGCTCGTGATACCGTTCCGGACGTGGTCGTACTTCTACCCGGTCGGGATGCTCATGGGCCCGTTCACTCACGGGAGTGTAAGCCACGTCACCGGCAATCTCATGGGGACGCTCGTCTACGGCACCGTCGTCGAGTACGTCTGGGGGCACTATCCCCAGCGACGGGGCGAGTCGTCGTTCGGGTCGCTCCGGACGAACCCGTTCGCCCGGATACTGGCCGTCCCGGTCGTGATGGTCGTCGTCGGCGTCTTTACCGGCGTGTTCGCGCTGGGGCCCATCGTCGGCTTTTCGGGCGTGGTGTTCGCACTGGCCGGCTTCGCGCTGGTGACGCGACCGTACCTGTTTCTGGGCGGGCTCCTCTCGAGTCAGGTCCTGGGGCTGGTCTACCGGGCGATTCTCTCGCCCGAGCCGACCGTCGGGGGGAGTATCCAGTACGTCACCCCCCCGTGGGCCAACATCGCTATCCAGGGCCACGCTATCGGTCTGCTGGCCGGCGTCTTCCTCGGCACGATACTGCTGTACGTCCGGAGCGAGCGGCCCGACCCCTCGAAGGTGTTTTTCGCCACGCTGGTCTTCGCCGTGGTGCAGGGGCTCTGGGCGGTGTACCTCCCGCTTGGCGGCGGTCGGTACACGCTGTTTCGCTGGCTGGGGACGGCGCTCGTGTTCTTGCTCGCCCTGCTGGTCGCCGCCGCGACGATATACACCGACAGACGGGCGCTCCCCGACTTCGACGGCGGGTGGCCCTCGGTGGCGGGCTTCGCGCTGCTGGTCGCACTCGCCGCGCTCTGTCTCGGGTCGGTCCCGATAAACAGCGCGATGCTCGACGACGGCGACCTGCCGGAAGACGGCGTTCAGGTCCGCGATTACGTCGTCACGTACGAGGAAGACGTGCGGAACGCCTATTTCGACAGCATGCCGCTCCCGCAGACGGCCCCGTCTAACGTCACCGAGAGCGGCGTCGTCGTGGCCAGCGCCGACCGCGAGATATGGTGGGTCGCCGTCAGTCGGACACAGCTAGCGGTCAACGGGCGAGCGACCGTCGTCCTCGGCGGGCTGGACTGGCGCGAGCCGGTCGCCGTCAACCGGACCGGCTGGTCGGTCTCGGGCAACGACAGCGTCTACAGCGTCGCTCTGACACCTGCGGGCCGACAGCCCGAAACCGTCTACCAGTCGTCGCCGTCGACCGTCGACGGGACCCTCGCCGGGCGGAACGTCACCCTCCGGCCGGTCGGTAGCGGCTTCGAGGTCGCGGTCCGAGAGAACGGGAGCGTCGTCGACAGGGGGCCGGTGCCGGCGAACCTCTCGACCCGGCGTATCGGCGGGCTCACCTTCGAGCGCAACCGCTCGCGGCTGTACGCGGGGACGAACGACACGCGACTCGTCGTCGCGAGAGCGCAGGGCGCCTGA